The Streptococcus sanguinis genomic sequence TGGGGTAGCTAAGAGCCGAGGGCTGATTTCTCATCGCGTCATGAGTCTCTTTGTGAGTCTAGGTCTGCAGATTCTCTTTGCCTTGGCCCTCTTTCTGACCATGTTTGGCCATATGTCGCTTGATTTCCTCCGTACTTACTGGAAGCTAGATAACCAGCTTTATCAACACTTGCAGAATTTTACGGAGCCATTGATTTACGCCTTACTCTTTGCGGTTTTGGTTATGTTCTATTATTTCCTGCCTAACGTGAAAATCAGCAAGAAACGCTATGTTCTGCCCGGAAGCGCCTTCGTGCTTCTGACCATTCTGGCTTTGCTGAATATCTTTTCCGTTTACATGGATAATTATTTAAATCACCTGGTTGATGTTCGATTTTTCAGCTCCATCATTATGGTTGTGATGATGTTTTGGTTTATCATGATTGCTAAAATTTTGATTGTTGGCGCAGTGCTCAATGCCAGTATCCAGAGCTGCTGTGAGTCAGGGTTTCAAGTTGAAAGCACAGGACGTTTTACTTTCAAGAAGAAAGAGCAGGATGAAGAAGAGGAATGATGTTGTTTTGGAGTGGAAAAGGATAAATAAGTATGAAAAGTAAAAAAATAACTAAATGGAAGAGTATTTTGATCACTCTGCTCTTGCTTCTAGGAGCAGCGGTTTATTTCCTTTGGAGCAAGGAAGAGGCAAAGAAGTTCCAAGAAGAGTATGGGCAGTTTACGTATTATTCTCCTGAATATAAGCCTAAATATGCTTTTCTTGAAAATGGAGAAGCTATAGCTTACTCTTGGGAAGTAGTTAAATCAAACGATCAACAAAATATAAAGCCAACGAATCTAATAAAAAGTGTTACAGCGGTAAAA encodes the following:
- a CDS encoding YihY/virulence factor BrkB family protein, coding for MKEKRVKKLFGKVRNNQFLRAFFRFYRAADSELTSVAVAYYWLISVFPLLLIVVNILPYFHIPVEDFLTAIKDMLPETLYDVVAKVMREVLTQPSTGLLSFSVLSALWTFSKSMNFLQIAFNKAYGVAKSRGLISHRVMSLFVSLGLQILFALALFLTMFGHMSLDFLRTYWKLDNQLYQHLQNFTEPLIYALLFAVLVMFYYFLPNVKISKKRYVLPGSAFVLLTILALLNIFSVYMDNYLNHLVDVRFFSSIIMVVMMFWFIMIAKILIVGAVLNASIQSCCESGFQVESTGRFTFKKKEQDEEEE